One Haemorhous mexicanus isolate bHaeMex1 chromosome 9, bHaeMex1.pri, whole genome shotgun sequence DNA segment encodes these proteins:
- the EFCAB7 gene encoding EF-hand calcium-binding domain-containing protein 7: MASTPGNQKATHLENSQGKKSQHAEEAIFYMNCRAAYLTVLKSSLENIKSKEQLSLVLQQAGRNPSQKTINKYWTSQTSSLNFDDFCAILKKEKPATKNELLEAFGKIDTDKAGYISHDELCKILTTRGDKMTWEEVTSITKQADFNCNGKLDYNKFCELYLSTSEQCCKAARDRLETDPRLRQQHFGNQTENVPGGTTLPVSKHSPRASRKTDHKLAKGDSRAPSRPSSAQSSKASTCTTVTVGASSSRNTKLIIEPDTMKEWQCAQSRGCFYLEENGEIISHKYRLHLPQRSALWITIKPFSIPQAQGKSCHWLSVDTALFILKENETQENLQLVSFTELQNKEMFGWRGELGSGIYWLLPFTTGCRLRKGKTQIPGEAKLVWRDEDGELALTKEFRAALLDIFETIDLDGNGLLSLEEYNFFELRTSGEKCDQEAWAVCKENFEMKKNELTRQGFLDLNLMEANDRDGDPWDLWVTLLSLGYNRALEMTEACPFVIDIWAERCKPRIKAISLEAGGSQLSRALCRSVLNKGEAKVLDGSENIFIHTYRSGSRITSVIENKSENKVIIHVNNEQSKNCLNNRGLTVFAVEVAPKSMMVSQHVMALNEQEEWIYSCVHSLGS, encoded by the exons ATGGCCAGCACTCCTGGGAATCAGAAAGCCACACACCTGGAAAATTCCCAAGGGAAGAAATCCCAGCATGCAGAAGAAGCCATTTTTTACAtgaactgcagagcagcttATCTGACTGTCTTAAAAAGCAgcttagaaaatattaaatcaaAAGAACAGCTCAGTTTAG TACTTCAGCAGGCTGGAAGAAATCCTTCTCAGAAGACCATTAACAAATACTGGACTTCACAAACATCTTCACTGAATTTTGATGATTTTtgtgctattttaaaaaaagaaaagccagctACAAAAAATGAACTGCTCGAAGCATTTGGTAAAATAGACACAGATAAGGCTGGTTATATTTCACATGATGAACTTTGTAAAATTCTTACAACA AGAGGTGATAAAATGACCTGGGAGGAAGTGACCAGCATCACTAAACAAGCTGATTTTAACTGCAATGGCAAACTTGACTACAACAAG TTCTGTGAGCTGTACCTGAGCACCAGTGAGCAGTGCTGCAAAGCTGCAAGGGACAGGCTGGAAACTGACCCTcggctgaggcagcagcactttGGGAACCAAACTGAAAATGTCCCTGGAGGGACCACACTGCCAGTGTCAAAACACTCCCCAAGGGCCTCCAGGAAAACTGATCACAAACTGGCTAAAG GCGACAGCAGAGCTCCTTCAAGACCTTCATCAGCTCAAAGCAGCAAAGCTTCCACCTGCACCACTGTCACTgtgggtgccagcagcagcaggaacacaaaGCTAATTATTGAGCCTGACACAATGAAG GAATGGCAATGTGCACAATCCAGAGGCTGCTTCTACCTGGAGGAGAATGGGGAAATCATCAGTCACAAGTACAGGCTGCACTTACCCCAGAGATCTGCACTTTGGATCACCATCAAACCTTTCAGCATTCCCCAGGCACAAG GAAAATCTTGTCACTGGTTGTCAGTGGATACAGCTTTGTTtattctgaaggaaaatgaaaccCAAGAGAATTTACAGCTTGTGAGCTTTACTGAACTCCAGAACAAAGAG ATGTTTGGCTGGAGAGGGGAGCTTGGATCTGGGATTTACTGGCTGCTCCCTTTCACAACTGGCTGCAGGCTGAggaagggaaaaacccaaattcctGGGGAAGCCAAACTGGTGTGGAGGGATGAAGATGGAGAGCTGGCTCTCACCAAAGAATTCCG agctgctttgtTGGATATATTTGAAACGATTGATTTGGATGGGAATGGCCTCCTGAGTCTGGAGGAGTACAACTTCTTTGAGCTGAGGACTAGTGGGGAGAAGTGTGACCAGGAAGCCTGGGCTGTGTGCAAGG aaaattttgaGATGAAGAAGAATGAGCTAACAAGACAAGGATTTCTGGACTTGAATCTCATGGAAGCCAACGACCGGGATGGGGATCCTTGGGACCTTTGGGTCACTTTGTTGTCCCTGGGCTACAACAGAGCCTTAGAAATGACAGAG GCCTGCCCCTTTGTCATTGACATCTGGGCAGAGAGGTGCAAACCCAGAATTAAAGCCATTTCCCTGGAGGCAGGgggctcccagctcagcagggctctCTGCAGGTCTGTGCTTAACAAAGGAGAGGCCAAAGTGCTGGATGGCTCTGAGAACATCTTCATCCACACCTACAGATCAGGCAGCAGGATCACCTCTGTGATTGAAAATAAG TCTGAAAATAAAGTGATAATTCATGTCAACAATGAGCAGAGTAAGAACTGCCTGAACAATAGGGGgctgacagtttttgctgtggAAGTGGCTCCAAAATCCATGATG GTCTCTCAGCATGTGATGGCCCTGAATGAGCAGGAAGAGTGGATTTACAGCTGTGTGCACTCCCTT GGCAGCTGA